DNA from Frateuria edaphi:
GAAGGTCAAGCGGGCGCTGGCGGACGAACTGCTGTTCGGCAAGCTGTCCGATGGCGGCAAGGTCCTGCTGAGCGTGCGCGAGGGCGAGCTGCACGTGGAGACCGAAGCGGCCGAGAAGATGCCGGTGGTGGTGGAGTAGCAGGGCGCCGAATGGCGTTGCAGGAGCGCTCTCGTGCGCGACCGCATGTATATCGCGGTCGCGCACAGATGCACCTCTGAAGGCGGCCTCCTTCGGAATTACGGGCACGAAAAAAGGCCGCGCATTGCGCGGCCTTTTTCGTTTGTCCGTGGAAGCTTACTTCATGCGGTAAGTGATCCGCCCCTTGGTCAGGTCATAGGGAGTCATCTCGACCTTGACCTTGTCGCCCGTGAGGATGCGGATGTAGTGCTTGCGCATGCGGCCGGAAATGTGGGCGGTAATCACGTGCCCGTTCTCCAGCTGCACACGGAACATGGTGTTGGGCAGGGTCTCCTGGACCGTGCCTTCCATTTCGATGACGTCGTCTTTGGCCATGCGTTCCGGTGTATGGGGCCCGGCCGTGGCGGCCGCGTAAGCGGGCAAGTATGCCACCTCCGGGCCGCCCGATCAAAGTTGCAGTCAGGCGGCATCCCCGAAGTACTCGTCCAGCTTGCGCCGGATCTCCTGCTCCACCATGCCCTTGAGTGGCGACAGCATCAGGCCGAGCTCGGCGGTGACGTGGACCGACTGCGGCGCCACCGCGATCGCGCCGCTCACGCCCGAACGGGAAAACCTCAGCGTGTCGCCTTCCCACTGGCTCTGCATGTCGAACTTTTCGCGCATCCGCGTGGCGACCTTTTCGACCACGGCGCGGGCCTGGTCCAGGGGCAGGTTGTGCGGACGGCGGATGTCGATCTTGGGCATGGCTGGGCTCCGTGTTGAAGCGTCCATCTTACGCGGCGAACGCGAAGCACACGCCATGCATCTGCTAGAGTCCCGGGCATCTCCGGATCGGTCTTCAGATGCGCATCGAGTTCCCCAATTCGGCTCGCGAGGAGTTTCGCTGGGCGCAGGTCGCTTTGCGCATCGGCAGCGCGCCGGACAACGACC
Protein-coding regions in this window:
- the infA gene encoding translation initiation factor IF-1, which codes for MAKDDVIEMEGTVQETLPNTMFRVQLENGHVITAHISGRMRKHYIRILTGDKVKVEMTPYDLTKGRITYRMK
- a CDS encoding polyhydroxyalkanoic acid system family protein; translation: MPKIDIRRPHNLPLDQARAVVEKVATRMREKFDMQSQWEGDTLRFSRSGVSGAIAVAPQSVHVTAELGLMLSPLKGMVEQEIRRKLDEYFGDAA